TGAGCAAATGAAACTGATCTCCCCCTTGCTGCGGATCGAAGGGCCAGTGGTATCGATGAAACCGGTTGGGCCGGAAAGATCTTCCCGGATTCTTCTTGCAGCGGTGGGAGGGATGACGGCATTGATCTTCCTGGCTTTTTTTCTGGAGTATCTTGCGAGCGTAAAAAAGAGAGAGATCAAGGCGCAGGTTTAACGCGATCCTTCATCATCAGGTACCGGACCGTGGTCTGGTGAAAAACATGAAAATGGTGCCCTGTTCTTCCGGGTGCTTTCGGATCAAGGAGGGGGTGAATGTCTGGGCAGGCGACGGAAATACAGGCAAATGCAGATTCTGACGAAATCGAGCTGATCGACTACATTAACGTCCTTTGCCGCAGGAAGACGCTGGTCCTCGGAGGGACCATCCTGTGTGTTGTTCTTGCCGCGGCGGTAAGCTTCCTGCTTCCCCCGGTCTATCGTGTAGACACTGTCCTTCATATCGGGAAGACGAGCCGTGTTATCGAGAAACCGGCGAATCTGCTGGCGAAGATCGAAAACGGTCTCTATGATGGGGCCGTCCGGGATAAAACCGGAATAGATATTCCTGGAGAGTTCCACCGAAAGATCAAAGCGGAACATTTGAAAAACACCTCGCTTGTCAGAATCTATATCGACTCCGCCCATAAAGTGGAGGCCGCCAAGGTTCTCGCTGCAATGGATGACCTGATCCTTGCCGATCATATGCGGATGATCGATGTTGATGAGGCCGTGGTGAAAAGCAGGATCAGGGCCGTGGAGGAAGAGATCGTATCTCTGGAAAAAGAGAAGGCGCGTATTCAGAAAGATATCGATCTCACAAGAAGAGACAGGGTAGCGTCCGAAAAGGAACTGAAGGAGATCGGGGATCGTATCCGGAGACTCCAAAAGGAGGAACGGAAGATCAGCCGTAGCTCGGGCAAGGACAAGACTCTTCTCCTTTTGTTATTGAACAGCGAACTGCAATATGATCGTCTTTATTCCAACCGGTTGCATGATCGGCTTGACAGAGGGATCGAGAAAGACCTGCTGGAGTTCATGACACGATTTAACGTCAACAACAATTCCCTGAATTCGTTAGTTCGGAAAAAAACGGAACTGGAATTGCAATTGAAAACCTTCCGGAAGACGAAGATCATTAAGGATGTAACGGTTTCCGAGAATCCGGTCAGTCCGAAAATCAGGCTGAACATCCTCCTGACCGGGATAGCCGGTTTGTTCTTTTTTGTCTTTCTCGCCTTTTTCCTGGAGTATTTCAAGAGCGCAAAGGAGAGAGAGAACCTTGCCCATATGGGAAATTGATGCGCCTTTCCCCCGGAGAGTCGATGGTGTCGTAAAAAGTCGTTTTCCGGATTCCGTTCATGGTTCGACAGGCTTCCGAGCATGGTGAGCTTGCCGAACCGCATGCTCGGAAGCTGGTTGAACCACACGAACGGAATATCAATTACTTGCTCCGTTCGCCCTGAGCCGGTCGAAGAATGATTTTTTTTTGCATCTGGTCTACGTTAAGATATGCTAATCGTAGCTTAGTGTGTACCGAGATGTCATGCAGCCTATCAAGCAACTGACGGAAATTTTGGAGAACCTGGCGGACAGAGAGCATTACCTCTTTTCTCGGAGAGATCTGAGCGCCGTTATTCCCGGCCATCATTCGGTCGCAATGAAGGCAGTGATCGGCCGGGCAGTCAAGAACGGTCTGCTCAGGCGCGTCTGCCGCAGTCTGTTTCTCTATCCGAAGGTTGATTATCCTTCCGGTCTTGTCTTGTATCATGCCGCCGCCCGCCTGAGAGCCGATGAATTTAATTACATCAGCCTGGAATCCGCTTTGAGTGATGCCGCCGTGATTTCACAAATCCCCATGAACTGGATCACGCTGATGTCTTCCGGACGTAGCTCTATTATCGACTGCGGATCTTTCGGCCATATTGAATTCGTCCATACAAAAAAATCTCCGGATCGTGTGGCCGACCAGGTTGTCTATGATCCCCGCTGCAGACTGTGGCGTGCATCCGTTGCCTTGGCGCTGCGGGACATGGCGCAGACCAGGCGAAGTACCGACCTGGTAGATTGGGAGGCGGCCCGTGAATTTGTTTGACCTTCTGGTTACCCAGGCCATGAAGCGCTGGGGCAAACTGGCTTCCTTGCGCAGTGTGGTGGAAAAAGAACTGCTGCACCATGACATTCTCCGTGAAATGAGTGCTGCAGGTATGCTCAACGATTTGACCTTTATCGGCGGCACATGTCTGCGGGCCTGTTACGGCTCCCATCGTTTGAGTGAGGATCTGGATTTTACCGGGGGGGTCGGCTTTCGTTGTGAGACCCTGCGCTGTGACCAGATCCGCTCTCCGGGTTCCCCCCCGTTCGACAAAGGGGGGCCAGGGGGGATTCGATCTTTCTATTTGTGGCGGTTGTTTCTTGTGGAATTGATATCCTGCACATGGTGTGTTATGGTCATAAAGCGAGAAATTATAATATTTCTATGAATGAATTGGATTGCGAGGTGGAAAGATGGGG
This window of the Deltaproteobacteria bacterium genome carries:
- a CDS encoding nucleotidyl transferase AbiEii/AbiGii toxin family protein; its protein translation is MNLFDLLVTQAMKRWGKLASLRSVVEKELLHHDILREMSAAGMLNDLTFIGGTCLRACYGSHRLSEDLDFTGGVGFRCETLRCDQIRSPGSPPFDKGGPGGIRSFYLWRLFLVELISCTWCVMVIKREIIIFL